In a single window of the Callithrix jacchus isolate 240 chromosome 1, calJac240_pri, whole genome shotgun sequence genome:
- the LOC144578399 gene encoding uncharacterized protein LOC144578399 isoform X10, whose amino-acid sequence MVCHLEEKQKFDQLLAEEKTISAKYAEERDRAKAEAREKETKALLLARALKEAMEQKVEPERLNKQFHVEMDIMSSKGKSVHELKSRWLLEQQVEELKTQLEELEDELQDTENANLRLEVNLQAMKIQFERDLQGRDEQSEKQQQLVRQVQEMEAELEDERKRHSMAVAAWKKLEIDLEVQIDSANKNRDEAIEQLRKWQAQVKHCMRELDDTRTSREEILAQAKENERNLKSVEAEMIHLHEELAAADRAKRQAQQERDDLLVDLEGKQKKFDQLLEEEKTISAKYAEERDRAEAEAREKETKALLLARALKEAMEQKVELEQLNKQFRVEMEDIMSSKGKSVHELKSRWLLEQQVEELKTQLEELEDELQDTENANLRLEVNLQAMKIQFERDLQGQDEQSEEKQQQLVRQVQEMEAELEDERKRHSMAVAALKKLEMDLEAHIDSASKNQDEDIKQLRKWRAQVKHCMRELDDTRTSREEILAQAKENERNLKTLEAEMIHLCEQELAAADRAKRQAQQERDYLLVDLEEKPKFDQLLAEKTISAKYAEECDRAEAEAREETKALSLAGALKEAMEQKVEPERLNKQFRVEMEDIMRSKGKSVHELKSRWLLEQQVEELKTQLEELEDELQDTENANLRLEVNLQAMKIQFERDLQGRDEQSEKQQQLVRQVQEMEAELEDERKRHSMAVATRKKLEIDLEARIDSANKNWDEAIEQLRKWRAWGPAVCPNECSDEEVDGKAEGAEAKPPNKPFLLQPETDGQADTAASPSQTLPHTSPDLGTVVNVPPTPIPSPSRPEGSLPAQLIQHG is encoded by the exons ATGGTGTGCCACCTGGAGGAGAAGCAGAAGTTTGACCAG ctcctggcagaGGAGAAGACCATCTCTGCCAAGTATGCAGAGGAGCGTGACCGGGCCAAGGCCGAGGCCCGAGAGAAGGAGACCAAGGCGCTGTTGCTGGCCCGGGCCCTGAAGGAAGCCATGGAGCAGAAAGTGGAGCCGGAGCGGCTCAACAAGCAGTTCCACGTGGAGATGGACATCATGAGCTCCAAGGGCAAGAGC GTCCATGAGCTGAAGTCCAGGTGGCTTCTGGAGCAGCAGGTGGAGGAGTtgaagacccagctggaggagctggaggatgAGCTGCAGGACACTGAAAACGCCAATCTGCGGCTGGAGGTCAACCTGCAGGCCATGAAGATCCAGTTCGAGCGGGACCTGCAGGGCCGGGACGAGCAGagtgagaagcagcagcagctggtcaGACAG GtgcaggagatggaggcagagctggaggaCGAGAGGAAGAGGCACTCCATGGCAGTGGCTGCCTGGAAGAAGCTGGAGATCGACCTGGAGGTGCAGATTGACTCGGCCAACAAGAACCGGGATGAAGCCATCGAGCAGCTGCGGAAGTGGCAG gcccaggtTAAACACTGCATGCGTGAGCTGGATGACACCCGCACCTCTCGTGAGGAGATCCTGGCCCAGGCCAAAGAGAATGAGAGGAACCTGAAGAGTGTGGAGGCGGAGATGATCCACTTGCACGAG GAACTGGCAGCTGCGGATCGTGCCAAGCGCCAGGCCCAGCAGGAGCGGGATGACCTGCTCGTGGACCTGGAGGGGAAGCAGAAGAAGTTTGACCAG ctcctggaagaggaGAAGACCATCTCTGCCAAGTATGCAGAGGAGCGTGACCGGGCCGAGGCCGAGGCCCGAGAGAAGGAGACCAAGGCGCTGTTGCTGGCCCGGGCCCTGAAGGAAGCCATGGAGCAGAAAGTGGAGCTGGAGCAGCTCAACAAGCAGTTCCGTGTGGAGATGGAGGACATCATGAGCTCCAAGGGCAAGAGC GTCCATGAGCTGAAGTCCAGGTGGCTTCTGGAGCAGCAGGTGGAGGAGTtgaagacccagctggaggagctggaggatgAGCTGCAGGACACTGAAAACGCCAATCTGCGGCTGGAGGTCAACCTGCAGGCCATGAAGATCCAGTTTGAGCGGGACCTGCAGGGCCAGGACGAGCAGagtgaggagaagcagcagcagctggtcaGACAG GtgcaggagatggaggcagagctggaggaTGAGAGGAAGAGGCACTCCATGGCAGTGGCCGCCCTGAAGAAGCTGGAGATGGACCTGGAGGCGCACATTGACTCGGCCAGCAAGAACCAGGATGAAGACATCAAGCAGCTGCGGAAGTGGCGG gcccaggtTAAACACTGCATGCGTGAGCTGGATGACACCCGCACCTCTCGTGAGGAGATCCTGGCCCAGGCCAAAGAGAATGAGAGGAACCTGAAGACCTTGGAGGCGGAGATGATCCACTTGTGCGAG CAGGAACTGGCAGCTGCGGATCGTGCCAAGCGCCAGGCCCAGCAGGAGCGGGATTACCTGCTTGTGGACCTGGAGGAGAAGCCGAAGTTTGACCAG ctcctggcagagAAGACCATCTCTGCCAAGTATGCAGAGGAGTGTGACCGGGCCGAGGCCGAGGCTCGAGAGGAGACCAAGGCGCTGTCGCTGGCCGGGGCCCTGAAGGAAGCCATGGAGCAGAAAGTGGAGCCGGAGCGGCTCAACAAGCAGTTCCGCGTGGAGATGGAGGACATCATGCGCTCCAAGGGCAAGAGC GTCCATGAGCTGAAGTCCAGGTGGCTTCTGGAGCAGCAGGTGGAGGAGTtgaagacccagctggaggagctggaggatgAGCTGCAGGACACTGAAAACGCCAATCTGCGGCTGGAGGTCAACCTGCAGGCCATGAAGATCCAGTTCGAGCGGGACCTGCAGGGCCGGGACGAGCAGagtgagaagcagcagcagctggtcaGACAG GtgcaggagatggaggcagagctggaggaCGAGAGGAAGAGGCACTCCATGGCAGTGGCCACCCGGAAGAAGCTGGAGATTGACCTGGAGGCGCGCATCGACTCGGCCAACAAGAACTGGGATGAAGCCATCGAACAGCTGCGGAAGTGGCGG GCCTGGGGACCTGCCGTTTGCCCCAACGAATGCTCGGACGAGGAGGTGGATGGCAAAGCGGAAGGAGCTGAGGCCAAACCTCCGAATAAGCCTTTTCTCCTTCAGCCTGAGACAGATGGACAGGCGGacactgcagcctccccttccCAGACCCTGCCGCACACCTCCCCCGACCTTGGGACTGTTGTGAACgtgcctcccacccccatcccgtCTCCCTCCAGGCCCGAGGGTAGTTTACCTGCACAGTTGATTCAGCATGGTTAA
- the LOC144578399 gene encoding uncharacterized protein LOC144578399 isoform X11: MVCHLEEKQKFDQLLAEEKTISAKYAEERDRAKAEAREKETKALLLARALKEAMEQKVEPERLNKQFHVEMDIMSSKGKSVHELKSRWLLEQQVEELKTQLEELEDELQDTENANLRLEVNLQAMKIQFERDLQGRDEQSEKQQQLVRQVQEMEAELEDERKRHSMAVAAWKKLEIDLEVQIDSANKNRDEAIEQLRKWQAQVKHCMRELDDTRTSREEILAQAKENERNLKSVEAEMIHLHEELAAADRAKRQAQQERDDLLVDLEGKQKKFDQLLEEEKTISAKYAEERDRAEAEAREKETKALLLARALKEAMEQKVELEQLNKQFRVEMEDIMSSKGKSVHELKSRWLLEQQVEELKTQLEELEDELQDTENANLRLEVNLQAMKIQFERDLQGQDEQSEEKQQQLVRQVQEMEAELEDERKRHSMAVAALKKLEMDLEAHIDSASKNQDEDIKQLRKWRAQVKHCMRELDDTRTSREEILAQAKENERNLKTLEAEMIHLCEELAAADRAKRQAQQERDYLLVDLEEKPKFDQLLAEKTISAKYAEECDRAEAEAREETKALSLAGALKEAMEQKVEPERLNKQFRVEMEDIMRSKGKSVHELKSRWLLEQQVEELKTQLEELEDELQDTENANLRLEVNLQAMKIQFERDLQGRDEQSEKQQQLVRQVQEMEAELEDERKRHSMAVATRKKLEIDLEARIDSANKNWDEAIEQLRKWRAWGPAVCPNECSDEEVDGKAEGAEAKPPNKPFLLQPETDGQADTAASPSQTLPHTSPDLGTVVNVPPTPIPSPSRPEGSLPAQLIQHG, from the exons ATGGTGTGCCACCTGGAGGAGAAGCAGAAGTTTGACCAG ctcctggcagaGGAGAAGACCATCTCTGCCAAGTATGCAGAGGAGCGTGACCGGGCCAAGGCCGAGGCCCGAGAGAAGGAGACCAAGGCGCTGTTGCTGGCCCGGGCCCTGAAGGAAGCCATGGAGCAGAAAGTGGAGCCGGAGCGGCTCAACAAGCAGTTCCACGTGGAGATGGACATCATGAGCTCCAAGGGCAAGAGC GTCCATGAGCTGAAGTCCAGGTGGCTTCTGGAGCAGCAGGTGGAGGAGTtgaagacccagctggaggagctggaggatgAGCTGCAGGACACTGAAAACGCCAATCTGCGGCTGGAGGTCAACCTGCAGGCCATGAAGATCCAGTTCGAGCGGGACCTGCAGGGCCGGGACGAGCAGagtgagaagcagcagcagctggtcaGACAG GtgcaggagatggaggcagagctggaggaCGAGAGGAAGAGGCACTCCATGGCAGTGGCTGCCTGGAAGAAGCTGGAGATCGACCTGGAGGTGCAGATTGACTCGGCCAACAAGAACCGGGATGAAGCCATCGAGCAGCTGCGGAAGTGGCAG gcccaggtTAAACACTGCATGCGTGAGCTGGATGACACCCGCACCTCTCGTGAGGAGATCCTGGCCCAGGCCAAAGAGAATGAGAGGAACCTGAAGAGTGTGGAGGCGGAGATGATCCACTTGCACGAG GAACTGGCAGCTGCGGATCGTGCCAAGCGCCAGGCCCAGCAGGAGCGGGATGACCTGCTCGTGGACCTGGAGGGGAAGCAGAAGAAGTTTGACCAG ctcctggaagaggaGAAGACCATCTCTGCCAAGTATGCAGAGGAGCGTGACCGGGCCGAGGCCGAGGCCCGAGAGAAGGAGACCAAGGCGCTGTTGCTGGCCCGGGCCCTGAAGGAAGCCATGGAGCAGAAAGTGGAGCTGGAGCAGCTCAACAAGCAGTTCCGTGTGGAGATGGAGGACATCATGAGCTCCAAGGGCAAGAGC GTCCATGAGCTGAAGTCCAGGTGGCTTCTGGAGCAGCAGGTGGAGGAGTtgaagacccagctggaggagctggaggatgAGCTGCAGGACACTGAAAACGCCAATCTGCGGCTGGAGGTCAACCTGCAGGCCATGAAGATCCAGTTTGAGCGGGACCTGCAGGGCCAGGACGAGCAGagtgaggagaagcagcagcagctggtcaGACAG GtgcaggagatggaggcagagctggaggaTGAGAGGAAGAGGCACTCCATGGCAGTGGCCGCCCTGAAGAAGCTGGAGATGGACCTGGAGGCGCACATTGACTCGGCCAGCAAGAACCAGGATGAAGACATCAAGCAGCTGCGGAAGTGGCGG gcccaggtTAAACACTGCATGCGTGAGCTGGATGACACCCGCACCTCTCGTGAGGAGATCCTGGCCCAGGCCAAAGAGAATGAGAGGAACCTGAAGACCTTGGAGGCGGAGATGATCCACTTGTGCGAG GAACTGGCAGCTGCGGATCGTGCCAAGCGCCAGGCCCAGCAGGAGCGGGATTACCTGCTTGTGGACCTGGAGGAGAAGCCGAAGTTTGACCAG ctcctggcagagAAGACCATCTCTGCCAAGTATGCAGAGGAGTGTGACCGGGCCGAGGCCGAGGCTCGAGAGGAGACCAAGGCGCTGTCGCTGGCCGGGGCCCTGAAGGAAGCCATGGAGCAGAAAGTGGAGCCGGAGCGGCTCAACAAGCAGTTCCGCGTGGAGATGGAGGACATCATGCGCTCCAAGGGCAAGAGC GTCCATGAGCTGAAGTCCAGGTGGCTTCTGGAGCAGCAGGTGGAGGAGTtgaagacccagctggaggagctggaggatgAGCTGCAGGACACTGAAAACGCCAATCTGCGGCTGGAGGTCAACCTGCAGGCCATGAAGATCCAGTTCGAGCGGGACCTGCAGGGCCGGGACGAGCAGagtgagaagcagcagcagctggtcaGACAG GtgcaggagatggaggcagagctggaggaCGAGAGGAAGAGGCACTCCATGGCAGTGGCCACCCGGAAGAAGCTGGAGATTGACCTGGAGGCGCGCATCGACTCGGCCAACAAGAACTGGGATGAAGCCATCGAACAGCTGCGGAAGTGGCGG GCCTGGGGACCTGCCGTTTGCCCCAACGAATGCTCGGACGAGGAGGTGGATGGCAAAGCGGAAGGAGCTGAGGCCAAACCTCCGAATAAGCCTTTTCTCCTTCAGCCTGAGACAGATGGACAGGCGGacactgcagcctccccttccCAGACCCTGCCGCACACCTCCCCCGACCTTGGGACTGTTGTGAACgtgcctcccacccccatcccgtCTCCCTCCAGGCCCGAGGGTAGTTTACCTGCACAGTTGATTCAGCATGGTTAA
- the LOC144578399 gene encoding uncharacterized protein LOC144578399 isoform X8 gives MNPHQTPNFFGFHQVGQTGPGLSTSGDPPTWTSQSAGITGLAGRARSWAAKRRRKKSCRSENEDPVQDQEDGRTARIAEETSPEIELLQEENRQKLGVSTNLKQVEDEKNSFWEQLEEKEATHNLEKQIATLHAQVADKKRIDSVRCLETAEEVKRQLQKDLAGPSQRHKDKLENTETWRQQELDDLLVDLDNQRQMVCHLEEKQKFDQLLAEEKTISAKYAEERDRAKAEAREKETKALLLARALKEAMEQKVEPERLNKQFHVEMDIMSSKGKSVHELKSRWLLEQQVEELKTQLEELEDELQDTENANLRLEVNLQAMKIQFERDLQGRDEQSEKQQQLVRQVQEMEAELEDERKRHSMAVAAWKKLEIDLEVQIDSANKNRDEAIEQLRKWQAQVKHCMRELDDTRTSREEILAQAKENERNLKSVEAEMIHLHEQELAAADRAKRQAQQERDDLLVDLEGKQKKFDQLLEEEKTISAKYAEERDRAEAEAREKETKALLLARALKEAMEQKVELEQLNKQFRVEMEDIMSSKGKSVHELKSRWLLEQQVEELKTQLEELEDELQDTENANLRLEVNLQAMKIQFERDLQGQDEQSEEKQQQLVRQVQEMEAELEDERKRHSMAVAALKKLEMDLEAHIDSASKNQDEDIKQLRKWRAQVKHCMRELDDTRTSREEILAQAKENERNLKTLEAEMIHLCEQELAAADRAKRQAQQERDYLLVDLEEKPKFDQLLAEKTISAKYAEECDRAEAEAREETKALSLAGALKEAMEQKVEPERLNKQFRVEMEDIMRSKGKSVHELKSRWLLEQQVEELKTQLEELEDELQDTENANLRLEVNLQAMKIQFERDLQGRDEQSEKQQQLVRQVQEMEAELEDERKRHSMAVATRKKLEIDLEARIDSANKNWDEAIEQLRKWRAWGPAVCPNECSDEEVDGKAEGAEAKPPNKPFLLQPETDGQADTAASPSQTLPHTSPDLGTVVNVPPTPIPSPSRPEGSLPAQLIQHG, from the exons ATCCCGTTCAAGACCAGGAGGACGGTAGGACTGCGAGGATTGCGGAGGAGACGTCACCTGAGata GAGCTGCTGCAGGAGGAGAACCGGCAGAAGCTGGGCGTGAGCACCAACCTCAAGCAGGTGGAGGATGAGAAGAATTCCTTCTGGGAACAGCTGGAGGAGAAGGAGGCCACGCACAACCTTGAGAAGCAGATTGCCACCCTCCACGCCCAG GTGGCCGACAAGAAGAGAATTGACAGTGTGCGGTGCCTGGAAACCGCAGAGGAGGTGAAGAGGCAGCTCCAGAAGGACCTGGCGGGTCCGAGCCAGCGGCACAAGGACAAGCTGGAGAATACAGAGACATGGCGGCAGCAGGAGCTGGATGACCTGCTTGTGGACCTGGACAACCAGCGCCAGATGGTGTGCCACCTGGAGGAGAAGCAGAAGTTTGACCAG ctcctggcagaGGAGAAGACCATCTCTGCCAAGTATGCAGAGGAGCGTGACCGGGCCAAGGCCGAGGCCCGAGAGAAGGAGACCAAGGCGCTGTTGCTGGCCCGGGCCCTGAAGGAAGCCATGGAGCAGAAAGTGGAGCCGGAGCGGCTCAACAAGCAGTTCCACGTGGAGATGGACATCATGAGCTCCAAGGGCAAGAGC GTCCATGAGCTGAAGTCCAGGTGGCTTCTGGAGCAGCAGGTGGAGGAGTtgaagacccagctggaggagctggaggatgAGCTGCAGGACACTGAAAACGCCAATCTGCGGCTGGAGGTCAACCTGCAGGCCATGAAGATCCAGTTCGAGCGGGACCTGCAGGGCCGGGACGAGCAGagtgagaagcagcagcagctggtcaGACAG GtgcaggagatggaggcagagctggaggaCGAGAGGAAGAGGCACTCCATGGCAGTGGCTGCCTGGAAGAAGCTGGAGATCGACCTGGAGGTGCAGATTGACTCGGCCAACAAGAACCGGGATGAAGCCATCGAGCAGCTGCGGAAGTGGCAG gcccaggtTAAACACTGCATGCGTGAGCTGGATGACACCCGCACCTCTCGTGAGGAGATCCTGGCCCAGGCCAAAGAGAATGAGAGGAACCTGAAGAGTGTGGAGGCGGAGATGATCCACTTGCACGAG CAGGAACTGGCAGCTGCGGATCGTGCCAAGCGCCAGGCCCAGCAGGAGCGGGATGACCTGCTCGTGGACCTGGAGGGGAAGCAGAAGAAGTTTGACCAG ctcctggaagaggaGAAGACCATCTCTGCCAAGTATGCAGAGGAGCGTGACCGGGCCGAGGCCGAGGCCCGAGAGAAGGAGACCAAGGCGCTGTTGCTGGCCCGGGCCCTGAAGGAAGCCATGGAGCAGAAAGTGGAGCTGGAGCAGCTCAACAAGCAGTTCCGTGTGGAGATGGAGGACATCATGAGCTCCAAGGGCAAGAGC GTCCATGAGCTGAAGTCCAGGTGGCTTCTGGAGCAGCAGGTGGAGGAGTtgaagacccagctggaggagctggaggatgAGCTGCAGGACACTGAAAACGCCAATCTGCGGCTGGAGGTCAACCTGCAGGCCATGAAGATCCAGTTTGAGCGGGACCTGCAGGGCCAGGACGAGCAGagtgaggagaagcagcagcagctggtcaGACAG GtgcaggagatggaggcagagctggaggaTGAGAGGAAGAGGCACTCCATGGCAGTGGCCGCCCTGAAGAAGCTGGAGATGGACCTGGAGGCGCACATTGACTCGGCCAGCAAGAACCAGGATGAAGACATCAAGCAGCTGCGGAAGTGGCGG gcccaggtTAAACACTGCATGCGTGAGCTGGATGACACCCGCACCTCTCGTGAGGAGATCCTGGCCCAGGCCAAAGAGAATGAGAGGAACCTGAAGACCTTGGAGGCGGAGATGATCCACTTGTGCGAG CAGGAACTGGCAGCTGCGGATCGTGCCAAGCGCCAGGCCCAGCAGGAGCGGGATTACCTGCTTGTGGACCTGGAGGAGAAGCCGAAGTTTGACCAG ctcctggcagagAAGACCATCTCTGCCAAGTATGCAGAGGAGTGTGACCGGGCCGAGGCCGAGGCTCGAGAGGAGACCAAGGCGCTGTCGCTGGCCGGGGCCCTGAAGGAAGCCATGGAGCAGAAAGTGGAGCCGGAGCGGCTCAACAAGCAGTTCCGCGTGGAGATGGAGGACATCATGCGCTCCAAGGGCAAGAGC GTCCATGAGCTGAAGTCCAGGTGGCTTCTGGAGCAGCAGGTGGAGGAGTtgaagacccagctggaggagctggaggatgAGCTGCAGGACACTGAAAACGCCAATCTGCGGCTGGAGGTCAACCTGCAGGCCATGAAGATCCAGTTCGAGCGGGACCTGCAGGGCCGGGACGAGCAGagtgagaagcagcagcagctggtcaGACAG GtgcaggagatggaggcagagctggaggaCGAGAGGAAGAGGCACTCCATGGCAGTGGCCACCCGGAAGAAGCTGGAGATTGACCTGGAGGCGCGCATCGACTCGGCCAACAAGAACTGGGATGAAGCCATCGAACAGCTGCGGAAGTGGCGG GCCTGGGGACCTGCCGTTTGCCCCAACGAATGCTCGGACGAGGAGGTGGATGGCAAAGCGGAAGGAGCTGAGGCCAAACCTCCGAATAAGCCTTTTCTCCTTCAGCCTGAGACAGATGGACAGGCGGacactgcagcctccccttccCAGACCCTGCCGCACACCTCCCCCGACCTTGGGACTGTTGTGAACgtgcctcccacccccatcccgtCTCCCTCCAGGCCCGAGGGTAGTTTACCTGCACAGTTGATTCAGCATGGTTAA
- the LOC144578399 gene encoding uncharacterized protein LOC144578399 isoform X9 — translation MVCHLEEKQKFDQLLAEEKTISAKYAEERDRAKAEAREKETKALLLARALKEAMEQKVEPERLNKQFHVEMDIMSSKGKSVHELKSRWLLEQQVEELKTQLEELEDELQDTENANLRLEVNLQAMKIQFERDLQGRDEQSEKQQQLVRQVQEMEAELEDERKRHSMAVAAWKKLEIDLEVQIDSANKNRDEAIEQLRKWQAQVKHCMRELDDTRTSREEILAQAKENERNLKSVEAEMIHLHEQELAAADRAKRQAQQERDDLLVDLEGKQKKFDQLLEEEKTISAKYAEERDRAEAEAREKETKALLLARALKEAMEQKVELEQLNKQFRVEMEDIMSSKGKSVHELKSRWLLEQQVEELKTQLEELEDELQDTENANLRLEVNLQAMKIQFERDLQGQDEQSEEKQQQLVRQVQEMEAELEDERKRHSMAVAALKKLEMDLEAHIDSASKNQDEDIKQLRKWRAQVKHCMRELDDTRTSREEILAQAKENERNLKTLEAEMIHLCEQELAAADRAKRQAQQERDYLLVDLEEKPKFDQLLAEKTISAKYAEECDRAEAEAREETKALSLAGALKEAMEQKVEPERLNKQFRVEMEDIMRSKGKSVHELKSRWLLEQQVEELKTQLEELEDELQDTENANLRLEVNLQAMKIQFERDLQGRDEQSEKQQQLVRQVQEMEAELEDERKRHSMAVATRKKLEIDLEARIDSANKNWDEAIEQLRKWRAWGPAVCPNECSDEEVDGKAEGAEAKPPNKPFLLQPETDGQADTAASPSQTLPHTSPDLGTVVNVPPTPIPSPSRPEGSLPAQLIQHG, via the exons ATGGTGTGCCACCTGGAGGAGAAGCAGAAGTTTGACCAG ctcctggcagaGGAGAAGACCATCTCTGCCAAGTATGCAGAGGAGCGTGACCGGGCCAAGGCCGAGGCCCGAGAGAAGGAGACCAAGGCGCTGTTGCTGGCCCGGGCCCTGAAGGAAGCCATGGAGCAGAAAGTGGAGCCGGAGCGGCTCAACAAGCAGTTCCACGTGGAGATGGACATCATGAGCTCCAAGGGCAAGAGC GTCCATGAGCTGAAGTCCAGGTGGCTTCTGGAGCAGCAGGTGGAGGAGTtgaagacccagctggaggagctggaggatgAGCTGCAGGACACTGAAAACGCCAATCTGCGGCTGGAGGTCAACCTGCAGGCCATGAAGATCCAGTTCGAGCGGGACCTGCAGGGCCGGGACGAGCAGagtgagaagcagcagcagctggtcaGACAG GtgcaggagatggaggcagagctggaggaCGAGAGGAAGAGGCACTCCATGGCAGTGGCTGCCTGGAAGAAGCTGGAGATCGACCTGGAGGTGCAGATTGACTCGGCCAACAAGAACCGGGATGAAGCCATCGAGCAGCTGCGGAAGTGGCAG gcccaggtTAAACACTGCATGCGTGAGCTGGATGACACCCGCACCTCTCGTGAGGAGATCCTGGCCCAGGCCAAAGAGAATGAGAGGAACCTGAAGAGTGTGGAGGCGGAGATGATCCACTTGCACGAG CAGGAACTGGCAGCTGCGGATCGTGCCAAGCGCCAGGCCCAGCAGGAGCGGGATGACCTGCTCGTGGACCTGGAGGGGAAGCAGAAGAAGTTTGACCAG ctcctggaagaggaGAAGACCATCTCTGCCAAGTATGCAGAGGAGCGTGACCGGGCCGAGGCCGAGGCCCGAGAGAAGGAGACCAAGGCGCTGTTGCTGGCCCGGGCCCTGAAGGAAGCCATGGAGCAGAAAGTGGAGCTGGAGCAGCTCAACAAGCAGTTCCGTGTGGAGATGGAGGACATCATGAGCTCCAAGGGCAAGAGC GTCCATGAGCTGAAGTCCAGGTGGCTTCTGGAGCAGCAGGTGGAGGAGTtgaagacccagctggaggagctggaggatgAGCTGCAGGACACTGAAAACGCCAATCTGCGGCTGGAGGTCAACCTGCAGGCCATGAAGATCCAGTTTGAGCGGGACCTGCAGGGCCAGGACGAGCAGagtgaggagaagcagcagcagctggtcaGACAG GtgcaggagatggaggcagagctggaggaTGAGAGGAAGAGGCACTCCATGGCAGTGGCCGCCCTGAAGAAGCTGGAGATGGACCTGGAGGCGCACATTGACTCGGCCAGCAAGAACCAGGATGAAGACATCAAGCAGCTGCGGAAGTGGCGG gcccaggtTAAACACTGCATGCGTGAGCTGGATGACACCCGCACCTCTCGTGAGGAGATCCTGGCCCAGGCCAAAGAGAATGAGAGGAACCTGAAGACCTTGGAGGCGGAGATGATCCACTTGTGCGAG CAGGAACTGGCAGCTGCGGATCGTGCCAAGCGCCAGGCCCAGCAGGAGCGGGATTACCTGCTTGTGGACCTGGAGGAGAAGCCGAAGTTTGACCAG ctcctggcagagAAGACCATCTCTGCCAAGTATGCAGAGGAGTGTGACCGGGCCGAGGCCGAGGCTCGAGAGGAGACCAAGGCGCTGTCGCTGGCCGGGGCCCTGAAGGAAGCCATGGAGCAGAAAGTGGAGCCGGAGCGGCTCAACAAGCAGTTCCGCGTGGAGATGGAGGACATCATGCGCTCCAAGGGCAAGAGC GTCCATGAGCTGAAGTCCAGGTGGCTTCTGGAGCAGCAGGTGGAGGAGTtgaagacccagctggaggagctggaggatgAGCTGCAGGACACTGAAAACGCCAATCTGCGGCTGGAGGTCAACCTGCAGGCCATGAAGATCCAGTTCGAGCGGGACCTGCAGGGCCGGGACGAGCAGagtgagaagcagcagcagctggtcaGACAG GtgcaggagatggaggcagagctggaggaCGAGAGGAAGAGGCACTCCATGGCAGTGGCCACCCGGAAGAAGCTGGAGATTGACCTGGAGGCGCGCATCGACTCGGCCAACAAGAACTGGGATGAAGCCATCGAACAGCTGCGGAAGTGGCGG GCCTGGGGACCTGCCGTTTGCCCCAACGAATGCTCGGACGAGGAGGTGGATGGCAAAGCGGAAGGAGCTGAGGCCAAACCTCCGAATAAGCCTTTTCTCCTTCAGCCTGAGACAGATGGACAGGCGGacactgcagcctccccttccCAGACCCTGCCGCACACCTCCCCCGACCTTGGGACTGTTGTGAACgtgcctcccacccccatcccgtCTCCCTCCAGGCCCGAGGGTAGTTTACCTGCACAGTTGATTCAGCATGGTTAA